From one Desulfobacterales bacterium genomic stretch:
- a CDS encoding MBL fold metallo-hydrolase yields the protein MNPLLHPRLINSPFDDPGLFVSLSFEKRAFLFDLGDVGSLSARDALKISHVFISHTHMDHFIGFDQLIRLFLGREKTLYIYGPQGFLSNLEGKLAGYCWNLVDHYDTRLILHATEIHPAYIISKQYPCRNKFIPILPEEKHPFNGTLLKEPVLAVSSIILNHGTPCLGFSLKERFHVNIMKDKVDELGLAIGPWLREFKQALYSHQDPESTFEITCKTGPAGLHRVERFVLKDLTERIALITPGQKVTYITDVGGTPSNMKKIIEFAKDSDHLFIEAAFLHQHENIARDKFHLTARQAGTLAKKAGARQFSIFHFSPRYTDQGELLQEEAMAAFLGE from the coding sequence ATGAATCCGTTGCTTCATCCCCGGCTGATCAATTCACCGTTTGATGACCCCGGACTATTTGTAAGCCTTTCTTTCGAAAAACGGGCCTTTCTTTTCGATTTGGGGGATGTCGGTTCACTTTCAGCCCGGGACGCATTGAAAATCAGTCATGTATTTATCAGCCATACCCACATGGACCATTTTATCGGGTTTGACCAGCTGATCCGGCTGTTTCTGGGTCGGGAAAAGACCCTTTATATCTATGGCCCTCAGGGGTTTTTATCCAATCTGGAAGGAAAACTTGCCGGCTACTGCTGGAATCTGGTCGACCATTATGATACCCGGCTGATATTGCATGCCACTGAAATTCATCCGGCGTATATCATCTCAAAGCAATATCCGTGCAGAAACAAATTTATCCCGATCCTTCCGGAAGAAAAACATCCATTTAACGGGACCCTGCTGAAAGAACCCGTACTGGCCGTTTCCTCGATCATACTGAATCACGGTACCCCCTGCCTGGGATTTTCTCTCAAAGAACGATTCCATGTCAATATCATGAAAGACAAAGTCGATGAGCTGGGTCTGGCGATCGGTCCATGGCTGAGGGAATTTAAGCAGGCGCTGTACAGCCACCAGGACCCCGAATCGACTTTTGAAATAACCTGTAAAACCGGTCCCGCCGGTCTTCACCGGGTTGAACGCTTTGTGCTTAAAGACCTGACCGAGCGGATTGCCCTGATTACCCCTGGCCAGAAAGTGACGTATATCACGGATGTAGGCGGCACCCCATCCAATATGAAAAAAATCATCGAATTTGCGAAAGATTCGGATCACCTGTTTATCGAAGCGGCATTTCTTCATCAACACGAAAATATCGCCAGGGATAAATTTCACCTGACCGCCAGGCAGGCAGGCACACTCGCAAAAAAAGCAGGCGCCAGACAATTTTCCATATTCCATTTTTCACCCCGGTACACCGACCAGGGGGAACTGCTTCAGGAAGAAGCAATGGCGGCGTTCTTAGGGGAGTAG
- a CDS encoding pyruvate carboxylase, producing MVKKTFEQVVEEIRDQKILVANRGIPARRIIRSICEVLQAVPVLTATDIDKTAPFTNGAYDLLLLGENHRAYLDIDMIISKAKAMGIIAIHPGWGFASEDDSFPAKCEEAGIIFIGPGYDAMRFLGNKVAVRNLARKLDIPIVPGSDGAVTFEEAGKIAREMGFPVMLKAEGGGGGRGIYEIFREDQLEDAFSKAAVFAQASFGNPRLFVEKLLTSIRHIEIQVIADKYGNVFAFDERDCTVQRNHQKLVEITPSPWPKMTPELRQRLKDYSIKLVKAVGYHSLGTVEFLVDRDGNPYLIEVNTRLQVEHGITECRYGLDLVEEQIAISFGSELRFNEENTRPFLNAMQVRVNCEDPQNNFSPNAGLITRYQSSVGQGVRVDSCIMAGYEFPSQYDSAASLLITYGKSWPKVLGIMDRALREYTLAGLKTTIPFHQQIIHHPRFRSGDYDTNFVANTPELMNYLDKEPEPLRLAHLVADLSARGYNPYIQLGKYRDRNDKRMDGFEPVLPRMDPLEYVSPYPRGNRDEMLDFVRDSGYVHFTDTTTRDITQSNSGNRFRLAEDRLIGPYLDNCGFFSLETGGGAHFHVAMMANMTYPFSEAREWNQFAPKTSKQILVRSTNVLGYKPQPANLMRLTGEMICEYYDVIRCFDFLNHIENMRPFAEVVLNSRANIFEPAIAVSYAPGFDVAHYMKVVEEIIDMVSKVSGVSEKKAEKIVILGLKDMAGVCPPRFIRELVKTIRKAYPALVIHYHRHSTDGLFVPAVGAAAQAGANIVDTAIGAAVRWYGQGEVLSTAAYMEQELGLKTNLNKEMIQNCGFVLKQIMPYYDRYVAPYFQGIDYEVVEHGMPGGAASSSQEGAMKQGYIHLLPYMLKFLEGTRKIVRYHDVTPGSQITWNTAFLAVTSVYKQGGEKAVRRMLNVLATVVSTPEADLPEEMKQERLDLYKDSNDAFRQLLLGRFGRLPLGFPSDWVYESAFGPEYKTALLTRIEASPLAALVDIDVEAERRNLADHLERDPSREELVMYLNHPADALKTIEFKRKFGDQNCLPPEVWFEGLKRGGELYFRDLHGKLHYFVLLHLSRPDEQGISLVRYSLDSEVFTQSVKVAEATGKGESLFEKADPDNPYHIGAPGNGDLWIMYVKAGDMVKAGEDLFNISIMKQEKAVHSRVNAVVKRVLKFADYPEDKKMVPVREGELLVELMPTPKVCPTCKHPITLEESRFCPYCGQKVESDL from the coding sequence ATGGTAAAGAAAACATTTGAGCAGGTTGTTGAAGAAATCAGGGATCAGAAGATCCTGGTCGCGAACAGGGGGATACCGGCCCGACGGATTATTCGATCTATTTGTGAGGTGCTGCAGGCGGTTCCGGTATTGACGGCAACCGATATTGACAAAACCGCCCCGTTTACCAATGGCGCATATGATTTGCTGTTGCTGGGAGAAAATCACCGGGCCTATCTGGATATCGACATGATTATCTCCAAGGCAAAGGCCATGGGGATCATTGCCATTCATCCCGGCTGGGGCTTTGCTTCGGAGGATGATTCGTTTCCTGCCAAATGCGAGGAGGCCGGAATTATCTTTATCGGACCCGGGTATGATGCCATGCGGTTTCTCGGCAATAAAGTGGCGGTCCGGAATCTGGCCAGGAAGCTGGATATTCCGATCGTGCCCGGCTCGGATGGCGCCGTGACGTTTGAAGAAGCCGGAAAAATTGCGCGTGAGATGGGTTTTCCGGTCATGCTCAAGGCCGAGGGGGGAGGCGGCGGTCGGGGGATTTATGAAATATTTCGTGAAGATCAGCTTGAAGATGCGTTTTCCAAAGCGGCTGTATTTGCTCAGGCTTCCTTTGGAAACCCCAGGCTGTTCGTGGAAAAACTGCTGACATCGATCCGGCACATTGAAATCCAGGTTATTGCAGACAAATACGGCAATGTATTCGCGTTTGATGAAAGGGATTGTACGGTTCAGCGGAACCATCAGAAGCTGGTGGAAATCACCCCCTCTCCATGGCCTAAAATGACGCCGGAGCTTCGGCAGCGGCTTAAAGACTATTCTATCAAGCTTGTTAAAGCCGTGGGATATCATTCTCTGGGAACCGTTGAATTCCTGGTGGACCGGGACGGCAACCCGTATCTGATTGAAGTCAACACGCGGCTGCAGGTGGAGCACGGCATTACTGAATGCCGCTATGGCCTGGATCTGGTGGAGGAGCAGATTGCCATCTCGTTTGGATCCGAGCTCCGGTTTAATGAAGAAAATACCAGACCCTTTCTCAATGCCATGCAGGTCAGAGTCAACTGTGAAGATCCTCAGAACAATTTTTCTCCCAATGCGGGGCTCATTACCCGGTACCAGTCTTCAGTGGGCCAGGGGGTTCGGGTGGACTCCTGCATCATGGCAGGGTATGAATTCCCCTCCCAGTATGATTCGGCCGCGTCGCTGTTGATCACATACGGGAAAAGCTGGCCCAAAGTCCTTGGCATCATGGACCGGGCACTGAGGGAATATACGCTTGCCGGCCTTAAAACCACAATTCCCTTTCATCAGCAGATCATTCATCATCCCCGGTTTCGGAGCGGCGACTATGATACCAATTTTGTGGCCAATACACCGGAATTGATGAACTACCTGGATAAAGAGCCGGAACCTTTGCGCCTGGCTCACCTGGTGGCGGATTTATCTGCAAGAGGGTACAACCCGTATATTCAGCTCGGCAAATATCGTGACCGTAACGATAAGCGTATGGACGGATTTGAACCGGTCCTGCCCCGGATGGATCCGCTGGAATATGTCAGTCCCTATCCCCGGGGAAACCGGGACGAGATGCTGGATTTTGTCAGGGACTCCGGGTACGTCCATTTTACGGACACCACCACACGGGATATTACCCAGTCAAACAGCGGGAACCGCTTTCGGCTGGCTGAAGACCGGCTCATCGGCCCTTATCTGGACAACTGCGGATTTTTCTCGCTGGAGACCGGTGGCGGGGCGCATTTTCATGTGGCGATGATGGCCAATATGACCTATCCGTTTTCCGAAGCCAGGGAATGGAATCAGTTTGCTCCAAAAACCTCAAAGCAGATACTGGTCCGGTCTACCAATGTGCTGGGGTACAAACCCCAGCCCGCCAATCTGATGCGCCTGACCGGTGAGATGATCTGTGAGTACTATGATGTGATCCGGTGCTTTGACTTTTTAAATCATATCGAAAACATGAGGCCCTTTGCCGAGGTGGTTTTGAATTCAAGGGCAAATATTTTTGAGCCGGCGATAGCCGTATCTTATGCGCCCGGATTTGATGTGGCACATTATATGAAAGTTGTGGAAGAAATTATCGACATGGTGTCGAAGGTCAGCGGAGTTTCTGAAAAAAAAGCCGAAAAGATCGTAATTCTGGGTCTCAAAGATATGGCCGGAGTCTGTCCCCCGCGATTTATCCGGGAGCTGGTGAAGACGATTCGAAAAGCTTATCCTGCGCTGGTGATTCATTATCACCGGCATTCGACAGACGGGCTTTTTGTTCCGGCAGTCGGAGCCGCTGCCCAGGCGGGCGCAAATATAGTGGATACGGCAATTGGCGCCGCCGTCAGATGGTACGGTCAGGGCGAGGTGCTCTCAACGGCCGCTTACATGGAGCAGGAGCTGGGGCTCAAGACCAATCTGAACAAGGAGATGATTCAAAACTGCGGTTTTGTGCTGAAACAGATCATGCCGTATTATGACCGGTATGTGGCGCCGTATTTTCAGGGGATTGATTATGAAGTGGTCGAACACGGCATGCCGGGCGGTGCTGCCTCATCATCCCAGGAAGGGGCCATGAAACAGGGCTATATTCATCTGCTGCCCTATATGCTGAAGTTCCTGGAAGGTACCCGCAAAATTGTCCGGTATCATGACGTGACACCGGGCTCTCAGATTACTTGGAATACCGCATTTCTGGCCGTAACCAGCGTTTACAAACAGGGCGGTGAAAAAGCGGTTCGACGCATGCTCAATGTGCTGGCTACCGTTGTCAGCACGCCGGAAGCGGATCTGCCGGAGGAAATGAAACAGGAACGACTGGATTTGTACAAAGACAGCAACGATGCATTCCGGCAGCTGCTGCTGGGCCGGTTCGGCCGCCTGCCGCTTGGATTTCCGTCAGACTGGGTATATGAAAGCGCATTCGGCCCGGAATATAAAACCGCCCTGCTCACACGCATTGAAGCCTCCCCCCTGGCGGCACTGGTGGACATCGATGTTGAAGCAGAACGGAGAAACCTGGCGGATCATTTAGAACGCGACCCCAGTCGTGAAGAACTGGTCATGTACCTGAACCATCCGGCGGATGCGTTAAAAACGATCGAATTTAAAAGAAAATTCGGTGATCAGAACTGCCTGCCTCCGGAGGTGTGGTTTGAAGGGTTGAAGCGGGGGGGGGAATTGTATTTCAGAGACCTTCACGGTAAACTTCATTATTTCGTGTTGCTGCATTTGTCCCGGCCCGATGAACAGGGCATCAGCCTGGTCCGATATTCTCTGGATTCGGAAGTGTTTACCCAGTCGGTCAAGGTCGCGGAGGCGACCGGAAAAGGTGAGTCGTTGTTTGAAAAGGCTGACCCGGATAATCCCTATCATATCGGTGCCCCCGGCAACGGTGACCTGTGGATCATGTATGTGAAGGCCGGTGATATGGTCAAGGCCGGTGAGGATTTATTTAACATCTCCATCATGAAACAGGAAAAAGCGGTTCATTCACGAGTGAATGCCGTTGTAAAGCGGGTGTTAAAATTTGCCGATTATCCCGAAGATAAAAAAATGGTTCCGGTCCGTGAAGGTGAACTCCTTGTGGAACTGATGCCGACCCCCAAAGTCTGCCCGACGTGCAAACATCCCATTACTCTGGAAGAAAGCAGGTTCTGCCCCTATTGCGGACAAAAAGTCGAATCGGACCTGTAG
- a CDS encoding biotin--[acetyl-CoA-carboxylase] ligase: MPLIFLNQTIKQLINPFQGDGKSGDVPGHMVSELPVDVCVTDGEHVHERLARIKGDWLVLCHECSSSLDVAWYLQKQGLFPDWASVLCGSQWAGRGRMERGWISPPGNLYAALSWPETYGPWENLIPIMAGYLMIRFMAGRGVFLRLKWPNDLLLEGKKVGGILAEKKKGKTIVGIGLNTFSSPETDRMRKENVFASANLRGIIPSGPVAGLWQEFISHGRIACNHITERQDTSDFLSQVEPLLAFKDSPVRVIDSEAPLTGYITGLAGDGGLRLSRGKSEKIIYSGSIIPVTDG; encoded by the coding sequence ATGCCCTTAATCTTTCTAAATCAGACGATCAAACAGTTAATAAACCCCTTTCAGGGCGACGGGAAATCAGGTGATGTGCCAGGGCACATGGTTTCCGAACTGCCGGTGGACGTCTGCGTTACCGATGGTGAACATGTCCATGAGCGGTTAGCACGGATTAAAGGGGACTGGCTCGTTTTATGCCATGAATGTTCTTCAAGCCTGGATGTGGCCTGGTATCTTCAAAAACAGGGGCTTTTTCCTGACTGGGCCTCTGTTCTATGCGGCTCCCAGTGGGCCGGCAGAGGCCGGATGGAGCGGGGTTGGATTTCTCCTCCGGGGAATCTTTACGCCGCCCTGAGCTGGCCTGAAACTTACGGTCCATGGGAAAATCTGATTCCCATAATGGCCGGGTATCTGATGATACGGTTTATGGCCGGGAGGGGTGTTTTTTTAAGGTTGAAATGGCCGAATGACCTGTTGCTGGAGGGGAAAAAAGTCGGCGGCATCCTTGCGGAGAAGAAAAAAGGCAAAACGATCGTAGGCATCGGGCTGAATACATTTTCCAGTCCGGAAACAGACCGGATGCGAAAAGAAAATGTATTCGCAAGTGCAAATTTAAGAGGGATAATACCCTCCGGACCTGTTGCGGGATTATGGCAGGAATTTATCAGCCATGGCCGGATTGCCTGCAATCATATAACGGAGAGGCAGGATACGTCAGATTTTTTAAGTCAGGTTGAACCGCTTCTGGCATTTAAAGACTCTCCGGTCCGGGTAATCGACAGCGAAGCGCCATTGACCGGGTATATTACAGGCCTGGCGGGTGACGGCGGCTTACGGCTTTCCCGCGGAAAATCGGAAAAGATCATTTATTCGGGCAGTATAATACCCGTGACGGACGGGTAA
- a CDS encoding inorganic pyrophosphatase Ppa yields MPITQLLQESEKFELQSYRKPTDIKILRKTHVPFSGSPIKHPYDNDKVILIADPYSTNTFWYEFKTEDISFVEELPNIVDIDGNTVIMARVWVHKLKVGVRCTPFIVEDTTLK; encoded by the coding sequence ATGCCGATCACTCAATTGCTTCAGGAATCCGAAAAATTTGAACTCCAGTCCTACAGAAAACCGACAGATATAAAAATCCTTCGGAAAACCCATGTTCCGTTTTCCGGTTCCCCGATAAAACATCCCTATGACAATGACAAAGTCATTTTGATTGCGGACCCATACAGTACCAATACATTTTGGTATGAATTCAAAACAGAAGATATCTCTTTTGTGGAAGAACTGCCTAATATTGTGGACATTGACGGCAATACCGTTATCATGGCCCGGGTATGGGTACACAAGCTGAAAGTCGGGGTTCGATGCACGCCGTTTATTGTTGAAGATACCACATTAAAATAG